From one Amycolatopsis sp. FDAARGOS 1241 genomic stretch:
- a CDS encoding IniB N-terminal domain-containing protein yields the protein MDAVQNLHEFAMTLLSDPQAAAAYAANPQGLLDTAGLADVSPADVQDIMPLLADTAPLAAAPSLPVFGNVLEHAAAERADLPNPTGIVSDLPNLSGVFEAVSDVADETGLNTAAHEVLGTASGVVDGVAGAVNGVPVAGPVVAAGAIDLENTVAAVGDHLWDGKLVGAAVDATTNHLGDALMPQAAVAAVNTVPVVGGPVSGLVEDVRETGAGLLGHVNEAIGSTPVGLHGDERADFGAAGDLSGTLDNAVHAVPAAAALPALPAVPAVPAVPAVPALPDAPHAVGSVTHTLSAAVPQVPVAGGAVHHVLDTVGHADTAGIQHTPIADVADATHSGSLLSGVESHAQDLTHGLDLHAAGDALGGHDLPLH from the coding sequence ATGGACGCGGTGCAGAACCTGCACGAATTCGCCATGACGCTGCTGAGCGACCCGCAGGCCGCGGCCGCCTACGCCGCCAACCCGCAGGGCCTGCTCGACACGGCGGGCCTGGCCGACGTTTCGCCGGCGGATGTGCAGGACATCATGCCGCTGCTGGCCGACACGGCCCCGCTGGCCGCCGCCCCGAGCCTGCCGGTCTTCGGCAACGTGCTCGAGCACGCGGCCGCCGAGCGCGCCGACCTGCCCAACCCGACCGGCATCGTGAGCGACCTGCCGAACCTGAGCGGCGTCTTCGAGGCCGTCAGCGACGTCGCCGACGAGACCGGCCTCAACACCGCCGCCCACGAAGTGCTGGGCACCGCCTCCGGTGTCGTCGACGGTGTCGCCGGCGCGGTCAACGGTGTCCCGGTCGCGGGCCCGGTCGTGGCCGCCGGCGCGATCGACCTCGAGAACACCGTCGCCGCGGTGGGCGACCACCTGTGGGACGGCAAGCTCGTCGGTGCCGCGGTCGACGCCACCACCAACCACCTGGGCGACGCCCTCATGCCGCAGGCCGCCGTGGCCGCGGTCAACACCGTCCCGGTCGTCGGTGGCCCGGTCTCCGGCCTGGTCGAGGACGTCCGCGAGACGGGTGCCGGCCTGCTCGGCCACGTCAACGAGGCCATCGGCTCCACCCCGGTGGGCCTGCACGGCGACGAGCGCGCCGACTTCGGTGCCGCGGGCGACCTGTCCGGCACGCTGGACAACGCCGTCCACGCGGTTCCCGCCGCCGCGGCTCTGCCCGCCCTCCCGGCGGTTCCGGCTGTGCCGGCCGTGCCCGCGGTCCCGGCGCTGCCGGACGCACCGCACGCCGTCGGCTCCGTGACCCACACCCTGTCGGCCGCCGTGCCGCAGGTCCCGGTCGCGGGCGGGGCCGTGCACCACGTGCTCGACACCGTCGGCCACGCCGACACCGCGGGCATCCAGCACACCCCGATCGCCGACGTCGCGGACGCGACCCACTCGGGCTCGCTGCTGAGCGGCGTCGAGTCCCACGCGCAGGACCTGACCCACGGTCTCGACCTGCACGCCGCGGGCGACGCGCTCGGCGGGCACGACCTGCCGCTGCACTGA
- a CDS encoding ABATE domain-containing protein — MTGGPNLEDVQAAGFPMGGEPLVALDLADTVMTAVDPAVDLFEPAEQYEKWWRLQLPRLPEADLPAPAAARRLRAAIRDLLVAHLADRAPQAVSVEDLNAFASAVPRSSRLTRDTGGTLTATTRWHTEHGGNAALAAIADEAIALLSSPAQLEKLRRCANPACSMLFVAETKRRQWCTGNICGNRARVARHYRRTHAAS, encoded by the coding sequence ATGACCGGCGGACCGAACCTCGAGGACGTGCAGGCAGCGGGGTTCCCGATGGGCGGCGAGCCGCTCGTGGCGCTGGACCTGGCCGACACGGTGATGACGGCAGTGGACCCCGCCGTGGACCTGTTCGAACCGGCGGAGCAGTACGAGAAGTGGTGGCGGCTGCAGCTGCCCCGGCTGCCGGAGGCGGACCTCCCGGCCCCGGCGGCGGCACGCCGGCTGCGCGCGGCGATCCGCGACCTGCTCGTGGCACACCTGGCAGACCGGGCGCCGCAAGCCGTTTCGGTGGAGGACCTCAACGCGTTCGCCTCCGCCGTGCCCCGCAGCTCGCGGCTGACCCGCGACACCGGCGGCACGCTCACGGCCACCACCCGCTGGCACACCGAGCACGGGGGCAACGCGGCGCTCGCCGCGATCGCGGACGAGGCGATCGCGCTGCTGTCCTCCCCCGCGCAGCTGGAGAAACTGCGCCGGTGCGCGAACCCCGCGTGCTCGATGCTGTTCGTCGCCGAGACAAAGCGGCGGCAGTGGTGCACCGGCAACATCTGCGGAAACCGCGCGCGGGTCGCGCGCCACTACCGGCGCACGCACGCAGCTTCGTGA
- a CDS encoding MFS transporter produces the protein MSPWSRVGAAVLAVGWGANQFSPLLIVYRDQEHLSPTVVTAIFGAYVVGLIPALLLGARFSDRFGRRRIMRPVLVLSAVASLILLLGAGSIWLLALGRLVAGVASGAAFGPGSAWIKELSTDAGPGAGARRAAISLSAGFGSGPLVAGALAQWLPAPAVVPYVVHIVVTVVVGVLAWHVPETVTGAGKPGARQRALKHALTSREFLRRIVPSAPLVFAVATTSFAVLPALLPVPVAPVASSGAIAGLTLGSGLLVQPVARALERRRSPFVLSCGLALTVLGFLLAALSTALGQALLTLPAAVVLGAAYGMLLVGGLSRVEALAEPSDLAGVTAVFYCLAYLGFAAPYLFAAVDVVVPAPAAFVVAAAVAAVLIAVTAPVRRLSGRIS, from the coding sequence ATGAGCCCGTGGTCGAGGGTCGGTGCGGCGGTGCTCGCGGTCGGCTGGGGTGCGAACCAGTTCTCGCCGCTGCTGATCGTCTACCGCGACCAGGAGCACCTCTCGCCGACGGTCGTCACGGCGATCTTCGGTGCCTACGTGGTCGGGCTGATCCCGGCGCTGCTGCTGGGCGCGCGGTTCTCCGACCGCTTCGGACGGCGGCGGATCATGCGGCCAGTGCTGGTGCTTTCGGCGGTCGCGTCGCTGATCCTGCTCCTCGGCGCGGGATCGATCTGGCTGCTGGCCCTCGGCCGGCTCGTCGCGGGTGTCGCTTCGGGCGCTGCGTTCGGGCCGGGCAGCGCGTGGATCAAGGAGCTCTCGACGGACGCGGGTCCGGGCGCCGGCGCTCGCCGGGCGGCGATCTCGCTGTCCGCCGGGTTCGGCAGCGGACCGCTGGTCGCGGGCGCGCTCGCGCAGTGGCTCCCGGCTCCGGCCGTGGTGCCGTACGTCGTGCACATCGTGGTGACGGTGGTGGTGGGGGTGCTCGCCTGGCACGTGCCGGAAACCGTGACCGGCGCCGGGAAACCCGGTGCGCGGCAACGGGCGCTGAAGCACGCGCTGACGAGCCGGGAGTTCCTGCGCCGGATCGTGCCGAGCGCGCCGCTCGTGTTCGCGGTCGCGACCACGAGCTTCGCGGTGCTGCCCGCGTTGCTGCCGGTGCCGGTCGCCCCCGTCGCGAGCAGCGGCGCCATCGCGGGGCTCACGCTGGGCAGCGGGCTGCTCGTGCAGCCGGTGGCCCGCGCGCTGGAACGGCGGCGCAGCCCGTTCGTGCTCTCGTGTGGCCTCGCCTTGACCGTGCTCGGGTTCCTGCTCGCCGCGTTGTCGACGGCGCTCGGCCAGGCGTTGCTGACGCTGCCCGCGGCCGTCGTGCTGGGCGCGGCCTACGGCATGTTGCTGGTGGGCGGGCTCAGCCGGGTCGAGGCACTCGCGGAGCCCTCCGACCTGGCCGGGGTGACGGCCGTGTTCTACTGCCTGGCCTACCTCGGTTTCGCGGCGCCGTACCTGTTCGCCGCGGTCGACGTGGTGGTGCCGGCGCCCGCCGCGTTCGTGGTGGCCGCCGCGGTGGCCGCGGTCCTGATCGCCGTGACCGCGCCCGTGCGCCGGCTGTCCGGGAGGATCTCGTGA
- a CDS encoding ABATE domain-containing protein, translated as MNQPRTRVTAQLRQLRFDAGARSLDLVATVGRRPSVHIERLEDVSRLETWAEGVGLPLLPGEATAAALADVVRLREAVFAVVTAVLDDAPVPAEAAALVTEYAAIELAAPQLELTRDGHLVPGPRRRTARELLATTARDAIDLVTDPARRDRLRACDSPLCRMLFLDVPGGRPRRWCSMQRCGNNSKAAAFRERDRRS; from the coding sequence GTGAACCAGCCTCGCACCCGCGTCACGGCCCAGCTGCGGCAATTGCGGTTCGACGCCGGCGCGCGCTCCCTCGACCTGGTGGCCACGGTCGGTCGCCGGCCGAGCGTGCACATCGAACGCCTCGAAGACGTGAGCCGGCTGGAAACCTGGGCCGAGGGTGTCGGCTTGCCGCTGCTGCCCGGTGAGGCGACCGCGGCCGCTCTCGCAGACGTGGTTCGCCTGCGGGAGGCGGTGTTCGCCGTGGTGACAGCGGTTCTCGACGACGCGCCCGTGCCCGCCGAAGCGGCGGCGCTCGTCACGGAGTACGCCGCCATCGAGCTCGCTGCACCACAGCTGGAGCTGACGCGCGACGGTCACCTCGTGCCCGGCCCGCGCCGGCGCACCGCGCGCGAACTGCTGGCCACAACGGCGCGCGACGCGATCGACCTCGTCACGGACCCGGCTCGGCGGGATCGCTTGCGCGCGTGCGATTCTCCGTTGTGCCGCATGCTCTTCCTCGACGTCCCGGGCGGCCGGCCGCGGCGGTGGTGCTCGATGCAGCGGTGCGGCAACAACAGCAAGGCGGCTGCGTTCCGGGAACGCGACCGCCGCTCGTAG
- a CDS encoding pyridoxamine 5'-phosphate oxidase family protein: protein MTEQAIAAGFHPGELSVQRQAGLEYEAARLEGMLAPAHLSRGAGGFLAQREFAAVTARAADGTLWTAPLLGRAGFLEGFDTTLVVHTRPAAGDPLHELPAGQAAGLLAVEFATRRRLRVNGTVVAVGEGGFLVDVEQAYGNCPSYIQQRRLAIDPGRRTVDVERSDALTAAHRELIRHADTFLLGTTHPTRGADTSHKGGEPGFVRVDGADLWWPDYAGNNMFNSLGNIASDPEASLLFVDFTTGSALQLTGTATLEWVTQGTAGEDDATGRRVRFHPAQMVSQKGLALHSSGVVPSPHNPHVTA from the coding sequence ATGACCGAGCAAGCGATCGCGGCCGGGTTTCACCCCGGCGAGTTGAGCGTGCAGCGCCAGGCCGGGCTCGAGTACGAAGCGGCTCGGCTCGAAGGCATGCTCGCGCCGGCACACCTGAGCCGGGGCGCCGGAGGTTTCCTGGCGCAGCGCGAGTTCGCGGCCGTCACGGCCCGGGCCGCCGACGGGACCCTGTGGACGGCCCCGCTGCTGGGCCGCGCCGGGTTCCTCGAAGGATTCGACACGACGCTCGTCGTGCACACACGCCCCGCCGCCGGTGACCCGCTGCACGAGCTGCCCGCGGGGCAAGCGGCCGGGCTGCTGGCCGTCGAATTCGCGACGCGGCGGCGGTTGCGCGTGAACGGGACCGTCGTGGCCGTCGGCGAGGGCGGGTTCCTGGTCGACGTCGAGCAGGCGTACGGCAACTGCCCGTCCTACATCCAGCAGCGCCGGCTGGCGATCGATCCCGGGCGGCGAACAGTCGACGTCGAGCGTTCCGACGCGCTGACCGCCGCGCACCGCGAACTCATCCGCCACGCGGACACGTTCCTCCTCGGCACGACCCACCCCACCCGCGGTGCCGACACCTCGCACAAGGGTGGGGAACCCGGCTTCGTCCGCGTCGACGGCGCCGACCTGTGGTGGCCGGACTACGCCGGCAACAACATGTTCAACAGCCTCGGCAACATCGCGAGCGACCCCGAAGCTTCGCTGCTGTTCGTCGACTTCACCACCGGCTCCGCGCTCCAGCTCACCGGCACGGCCACGCTGGAGTGGGTCACCCAGGGTACCGCCGGCGAGGACGACGCGACCGGCCGCCGCGTGCGTTTCCACCCGGCCCAGATGGTCTCGCAGAAGGGCCTGGCGCTGCACTCGTCGGGTGTGGTGCCGTCACCGCACAACCCGCACGTGACGGCGTGA
- a CDS encoding ABATE domain-containing protein — protein MNNRVGLEEMHRAGFPMGGEPLVALDLADTLAAESTPGDGELLTSPERSTAWWGLQLPSLPASPAPGLVPTLRLRAAIRELLEAHLDGRSPDPASVEEVNAVAASVPTSPRLGREPAAGSPSPEAELAAHTRWHTEHGGNVALAAVAREAIELFGDAGRLSRLRRCANPDCTMLFLATNRRRRWCAGSVCGNRVRVARHYRRTHVPQAGQEER, from the coding sequence ATGAACAATAGGGTCGGCCTTGAGGAGATGCACCGGGCGGGCTTCCCGATGGGCGGCGAGCCGCTCGTCGCCCTGGACCTCGCCGACACCCTCGCCGCCGAATCCACCCCGGGCGACGGCGAGCTGCTGACGTCGCCTGAGCGCAGCACGGCGTGGTGGGGACTGCAGCTGCCGAGCCTGCCGGCGTCACCTGCGCCGGGCTTGGTCCCGACGCTCCGCTTGCGGGCCGCGATCCGCGAGCTGCTGGAAGCCCATCTCGACGGCCGCAGCCCGGACCCGGCGTCGGTCGAAGAGGTCAACGCGGTGGCGGCTTCGGTGCCGACGAGTCCCCGGCTCGGGCGGGAGCCGGCAGCCGGCTCACCGTCACCCGAGGCCGAACTGGCCGCGCACACGCGCTGGCACACCGAGCACGGCGGCAACGTCGCGCTCGCCGCGGTGGCGCGGGAGGCGATCGAGCTGTTCGGCGACGCCGGACGGCTCTCGCGCCTGCGCCGGTGCGCGAACCCCGACTGCACGATGCTCTTCCTCGCAACGAACCGCCGCCGGCGGTGGTGTGCGGGGAGCGTGTGCGGCAACCGCGTCCGGGTGGCACGGCACTACCGGCGCACCCACGTCCCGCAAGCCGGGCAGGAGGAACGATGA
- a CDS encoding DUF427 domain-containing protein: MGRFLTPEPLPERLLFVEPLRRRMRVRFGGEWLVDTEDVLLLHEPGHYPVAFFPKSAVADGVLAASRTTQHRELGETTWYTVTAGDGRTERAAWEYTGLPEYADALEGRVAFAWRAMEAFYEEDERIVGHAADLYHRNDIRKTSRHLVVRDGERVIADTHRPVVLYESGFAPRWYVPREDIDETALAHVDTQTFCPYKGIARYYDIGTHAGAAWSYEHAWTEVERVSGMVSFEPDKIEVYLDGERLALEPGQTVIAHGVDRGLDTDEILKRASA; this comes from the coding sequence GTGGGCAGGTTCCTGACCCCGGAGCCGTTGCCCGAGCGGTTGCTCTTCGTGGAGCCGCTGCGCCGGCGGATGCGGGTCCGCTTCGGGGGTGAGTGGCTCGTCGACACCGAGGACGTGCTGCTACTCCACGAGCCGGGTCACTACCCGGTGGCGTTCTTCCCGAAGAGCGCCGTCGCCGACGGGGTGCTGGCAGCGAGCCGGACCACGCAGCACCGCGAACTGGGTGAGACGACCTGGTACACCGTCACCGCCGGCGACGGCCGAACCGAGCGCGCGGCGTGGGAGTACACCGGGCTGCCCGAGTACGCCGACGCGCTCGAGGGCCGCGTCGCGTTCGCGTGGCGGGCGATGGAGGCGTTCTACGAGGAGGACGAGCGCATCGTCGGCCACGCGGCGGACCTCTACCACCGCAACGACATCCGCAAGACCTCGCGCCACCTCGTCGTCCGCGACGGCGAGCGCGTCATCGCCGACACCCACCGTCCGGTCGTGCTGTACGAATCGGGTTTCGCGCCGCGGTGGTACGTGCCGCGCGAGGACATCGACGAGACGGCACTGGCGCACGTCGACACCCAGACGTTCTGCCCGTACAAGGGCATTGCGAGGTACTACGACATCGGCACGCACGCCGGCGCCGCCTGGTCCTACGAGCACGCCTGGACCGAGGTCGAGCGCGTGTCGGGGATGGTCTCGTTCGAACCGGACAAGATCGAGGTCTACCTCGACGGTGAGCGCCTCGCCCTGGAGCCGGGCCAGACCGTGATCGCCCACGGTGTCGACCGCGGGCTCGACACCGACGAAATCCTCAAGCGCGCCTCCGCCTGA
- a CDS encoding SDR family oxidoreductase has protein sequence MLLSFSTKVVGPLLLAKHLAPRMPADGSFVLFSGATARKPAIGMLAVSATNGAVDALTRALAVELAPIRVNAVSPGTIDTGAYDALGEDKKAALFARRAETNPARRIGAAEDVAQAVLFALTTTFLTGASLPVDGGEPLV, from the coding sequence GTGCTGCTTTCGTTCAGCACCAAGGTCGTCGGCCCGCTGCTGCTTGCGAAGCACCTCGCCCCGCGCATGCCCGCCGACGGCTCGTTCGTCCTGTTCTCCGGTGCCACCGCGCGCAAGCCGGCGATCGGCATGCTCGCCGTCTCGGCCACCAACGGCGCCGTCGACGCGCTCACGAGGGCGCTCGCCGTGGAGCTCGCGCCGATCCGCGTGAACGCCGTTTCGCCGGGCACCATCGACACCGGCGCGTACGACGCGCTGGGCGAGGACAAGAAGGCGGCACTGTTCGCTCGGCGTGCCGAGACCAACCCGGCCCGTCGCATCGGGGCGGCCGAAGACGTGGCACAAGCGGTTCTGTTCGCGCTCACCACCACGTTCCTCACCGGCGCGTCGCTGCCGGTCGACGGCGGCGAACCGCTCGTCTGA
- a CDS encoding MOSC and FAD-binding oxidoreductase domain-containing protein has translation MTAMVLSVNVGLPKEVSWEGRTVHTGVWKRPVGGPAMVRRLNIDGDGQGDTAGHGGEQRAVLVYQLGSYRHWERYFGRGGLEYGSFGENFTVEGLADDEVCIGDRYRIGEAEFEVTQPRVTCYRVGLRMGEPELPALLVAHHRPGFYFRVLREGHVSAGDEIVKTRTGPGALSVADTDALLYLPGKDREKLKVAAEIPALSPGWRQSFEDLLAVDAESAGPAWDGFRRLRVTAVEPESATVSSVYLEAADGGALPAARAGQYLTVRVAGAAQPAPVRSYSLSSAPGPDGYRISVKREGVASTYLTTQVPAGAVLDVAAPRGDFVLGDGTGPVLLVSAGIGVTPVLAMLYDLAARGSAREVWWIHGARGPEEHPLADEASELVASLRNGCSHVFYSRATEAERGLAGARAGRLSKDALAELGVPADATAYVCGPAAFMTDMTAALTSAGLDPARIHTELFGALDAINPGLVGQTTRPPHPPAGPPGTGPVVTFARSGVAAPFPGGSLLEFAEACDVPARWSCRTGVCQTCLTPVLSGSVDYAPAPLEPPAAGQTLLCCSTPHTDLVLDM, from the coding sequence ATGACCGCGATGGTGCTGTCGGTCAACGTCGGGCTGCCGAAGGAGGTGTCCTGGGAGGGCAGGACTGTCCACACGGGAGTGTGGAAGCGTCCGGTCGGGGGGCCGGCGATGGTGCGGCGGTTGAACATCGACGGTGACGGGCAGGGGGACACGGCCGGTCACGGTGGTGAGCAGCGGGCGGTGTTGGTGTATCAGCTCGGCTCGTACCGGCATTGGGAGAGGTATTTCGGCCGTGGGGGGCTGGAGTACGGGTCGTTCGGGGAGAACTTCACCGTCGAGGGCCTGGCGGATGACGAGGTGTGCATCGGGGATCGTTATCGCATCGGTGAGGCCGAGTTCGAGGTGACGCAGCCGCGGGTGACGTGTTATCGCGTCGGCCTGCGGATGGGGGAGCCGGAGTTGCCGGCGTTGCTGGTGGCCCACCACCGGCCCGGGTTCTACTTCCGGGTGCTGCGCGAAGGCCACGTCTCGGCGGGCGACGAGATCGTCAAGACCCGCACGGGCCCCGGTGCGCTGAGCGTGGCCGACACGGATGCGTTGCTGTACCTGCCGGGCAAGGACCGGGAGAAGCTCAAGGTTGCCGCCGAGATCCCGGCGCTGAGCCCGGGCTGGCGGCAGTCGTTCGAGGATCTGCTGGCCGTGGACGCGGAGTCGGCGGGCCCGGCGTGGGACGGGTTCCGGCGGCTGCGGGTGACCGCGGTGGAGCCCGAAAGCGCCACGGTGTCGTCGGTGTATCTCGAAGCCGCGGACGGCGGTGCGCTGCCTGCGGCGCGCGCGGGCCAGTACCTGACGGTCCGCGTCGCGGGCGCTGCGCAACCGGCGCCGGTGCGCAGCTACTCGCTCTCGTCCGCGCCGGGGCCGGACGGTTACCGGATCAGTGTCAAACGCGAAGGTGTGGCGAGCACGTACCTCACGACACAGGTGCCGGCCGGCGCGGTGCTGGACGTCGCGGCCCCGCGCGGGGACTTCGTGCTCGGCGACGGCACCGGTCCGGTGCTGCTGGTGTCGGCGGGCATCGGCGTCACCCCGGTGCTGGCGATGCTGTACGACCTGGCGGCGCGCGGCAGTGCACGCGAGGTGTGGTGGATCCACGGCGCCCGCGGACCGGAGGAGCACCCGCTCGCCGACGAAGCGAGCGAACTGGTGGCGTCCCTGCGCAACGGATGCTCACACGTGTTCTACAGCCGGGCGACCGAGGCCGAACGCGGGTTGGCCGGCGCCCGGGCGGGCCGGCTGAGCAAGGACGCGCTGGCCGAGCTCGGCGTGCCCGCCGACGCCACCGCCTACGTCTGCGGCCCGGCCGCGTTCATGACCGACATGACCGCCGCGCTGACCTCGGCCGGACTCGACCCGGCGCGGATCCACACCGAACTGTTCGGCGCGCTCGACGCCATCAACCCCGGGCTCGTCGGGCAGACCACCCGCCCACCCCACCCACCGGCCGGGCCGCCCGGCACCGGACCCGTCGTGACCTTCGCCCGCAGCGGCGTCGCCGCCCCCTTCCCCGGCGGCAGCCTGCTCGAATTCGCCGAAGCCTGCGACGTGCCCGCCCGCTGGAGCTGCCGCACCGGCGTCTGCCAGACCTGCCTCACCCCCGTGCTGTCCGGCTCGGTCGACTACGCACCGGCACCACTGGAGCCACCGGCCGCGGGCCAGACCCTGCTGTGCTGCTCCACCCCCCACACCGACCTCGTCCTGGACATGTGA
- a CDS encoding VOC family protein — MNWALEVLTLSVSDVDKALEFYTDRVGFTLDVDYQPRDGFRVVQLTPPGSACSIQLGAGLTDAAPGSARATYLAVTDAEAAHRELTSRGVAPGPLRHKKDADTWQGDWEPGLAPDRRDYASAFDFADPDGNTWVVQEIGYRPAA, encoded by the coding sequence ATGAACTGGGCTCTCGAAGTCCTCACCCTGTCGGTCAGCGATGTCGACAAGGCGCTCGAGTTCTACACCGACCGCGTCGGCTTCACCCTCGACGTCGACTACCAGCCGCGCGACGGCTTCCGCGTCGTCCAGCTCACCCCGCCCGGCTCGGCCTGCTCCATCCAGCTCGGCGCCGGCCTCACCGACGCCGCCCCCGGCTCGGCGCGCGCCACCTATCTCGCCGTCACCGACGCCGAGGCCGCCCACCGCGAGCTGACCTCCCGCGGCGTGGCCCCCGGTCCGCTTCGCCACAAGAAGGACGCCGACACCTGGCAGGGTGACTGGGAACCCGGCCTCGCGCCGGACCGCCGCGACTACGCGAGCGCGTTCGACTTCGCGGACCCGGACGGCAACACGTGGGTCGTGCAGGAGATCGGGTACCGGCCGGCTGCGTAG
- a CDS encoding formylglycine-generating enzyme family protein, translated as MSRCCPPSRSSGASVDVPLGPATNADGLLVLPGGAFRMGTDDADGFPDDREGPVREVTVEPFAIDAFAVTNARFAEFVDATGYRTDAEKFGWTYVFAKFVPSALRKGAPRPQQTPWWIGVSGAYWRAPEGPGSDVSLRQDHPVVHVSWTDALAYCAWAGRRLPSEAEWEYAARGGLDQARFPWGDELTPGGEHRCNIWQGRFPVHNTEEDGHVGTAPVDAFQPNGFGLYNVSGNVWEWCADWFGTGNRSMRGGSYLCHESYCNRYRVAARTGNTPDSSSGNTGFRTAADI; from the coding sequence GTGTCCCGCTGCTGTCCGCCGTCCCGCTCGTCGGGAGCGTCGGTTGATGTTCCGCTCGGCCCGGCGACCAATGCCGACGGTCTGCTGGTGCTGCCCGGCGGCGCGTTCCGGATGGGCACGGACGACGCTGACGGGTTTCCCGATGATCGTGAGGGGCCGGTGCGTGAGGTGACCGTGGAGCCGTTTGCGATCGACGCGTTCGCGGTGACGAACGCGCGCTTCGCGGAGTTCGTGGACGCGACCGGCTACCGAACCGATGCGGAGAAGTTCGGTTGGACGTATGTGTTCGCGAAGTTCGTGCCGTCGGCGTTGCGCAAGGGGGCGCCGCGGCCGCAGCAGACGCCGTGGTGGATCGGTGTTTCGGGCGCGTACTGGCGGGCGCCGGAGGGGCCGGGCAGCGACGTTTCGCTGCGGCAGGACCACCCCGTGGTCCACGTGTCCTGGACCGACGCGCTCGCTTATTGCGCCTGGGCCGGGCGTCGGCTGCCGAGTGAGGCCGAGTGGGAGTACGCCGCGCGCGGTGGGCTGGACCAGGCCCGGTTCCCGTGGGGTGACGAGCTGACGCCGGGCGGGGAGCACCGGTGCAACATCTGGCAGGGCCGCTTCCCGGTGCACAACACGGAAGAGGACGGCCACGTCGGCACCGCCCCGGTGGATGCGTTCCAGCCCAATGGGTTCGGTCTCTACAACGTGTCGGGCAACGTGTGGGAGTGGTGCGCCGACTGGTTCGGCACCGGCAACCGCTCGATGCGCGGCGGCTCGTACCTGTGCCACGAGTCCTACTGCAACCGCTACCGCGTCGCCGCCCGCACCGGCAACACCCCGGACAGCTCCAGCGGCAACACCGGCTTCCGCACCGCCGCCGACATCTGA
- a CDS encoding TIGR00730 family Rossman fold protein produces MNVCVFLSAADLDERYTGPAREFAELLGKGGHTLVWGGSDTGLMKVVADEVQATGGRLVGISVELFRGKARKNADEMVITADLAERKALLLSRSEAVVVLAGGLGTLDEVTEVLELKKHGLHRKPIVLLNTEGFYDGLILQLRRMDDDGFLPLPLDELVHFAPDPAGVMAYLGA; encoded by the coding sequence ATGAACGTGTGCGTCTTCCTGTCGGCCGCCGACCTCGACGAGCGCTACACCGGGCCCGCGCGGGAGTTCGCGGAGCTGCTCGGCAAGGGCGGGCACACGCTGGTGTGGGGTGGCTCGGACACGGGCCTGATGAAGGTCGTCGCCGACGAGGTACAGGCGACGGGCGGGCGGTTGGTCGGGATCTCCGTCGAGCTGTTCCGGGGCAAGGCCCGGAAGAACGCCGACGAGATGGTGATCACGGCGGACCTGGCCGAGCGCAAGGCGTTGCTGCTGTCGCGTTCGGAAGCGGTCGTCGTGCTGGCCGGTGGTCTCGGCACCCTCGACGAGGTCACCGAGGTGCTGGAACTGAAGAAGCACGGCCTGCACCGCAAACCGATCGTGCTGCTCAACACCGAAGGCTTCTACGACGGGCTGATCCTGCAGCTGCGCCGCATGGACGACGACGGTTTCCTGCCGCTCCCGCTCGACGAGCTCGTGCACTTCGCACCCGACCCGGCCGGCGTCATGGCGTACCTGGGCGCCTGA